Within the Feifania hominis genome, the region AGAAGCGTGGCGGCCGTACCCACAAGGCCGAGCAGCAGCACCTTTTTCCCACTGCCCCGGCTGACTCTCACGGGCCGCCGGGTCAGTGCCCCGTACGGCAGCAGAAAGGCCGCTCCCAGCAGGCCTCTCGCGAACAGTATCACTCCCACCGAGGCGCCGCGGGCCGTGGCGAGCTTTGTCAGCGCCGCACACAGACCGAAGAGCGCCGCTGAGGCAACGGAGCAGATCATGCCCAGAGTTTGTCTCTTTCCCATTAAGTCTCCCCGCGCCGCTAAATGCCGAGATAGGCTTTTTTCAGCTGTTCGTCGCCCAGCAGCTCATCGCCCCGGCCCGACATGACGATTCTGCCGTTTTCCAGCACATAGCCCCTTGTGGACTCCCGAAGCGCGCGCTCCACGTTCTGCTCCACAAGCAGAACCGTTGTGCCGCCGGAGCGGATCTCCTCGAGCTTCTCAAAGATCAGCTGCACGTTGATCGGCGACAGGCCGAGACTCGGCTCGTCGAGAATCAGCAGCTTCGGCATGGCCATCAGGGCTCTCGCGATCGCCAGCATCTGCTGTTCACCGCCCGAGAGGGTGTTTGCATACTGGCTCTTTCTCTCAAACAGGCGGGGGAAGAGACCGAAGACATACTGCGTGTTTTCGGCTGCCTTTGCCCGCGCGCGGCGGCAGAATGCGCCCATCTGGATGTTTTCCATCACCGTCATGCCGGGGAACAGATGGCGCCCCTCGGGGCACTGGATGATTCCCATCTCGACGCGGTCATGGCTCGGCGCAGCCGTGATGGGTTCGCCACAGAATAAAATCTCGCCGTCCGCGGCGTCGAGCAGCCCCGAAATCGCCTTGCAGACAGTGGTCTTGCCGGCTCCATTCGAGCCGACGATGCTGATCAGCTCTCCCTCGTCGACATACAGGCTGCAGCCCTTGAGCGCCGAGACGGCGCCGTAGCTGACACAGAGATCTCTTGTTTCCAGAAGATGCATGACAATACTCTCTCCCTTATGGGTTCTGCAGCGGGCCGGCCGCAGCCGGCCCGCTGCAGAACGGTTTACTTGTTGATGGCGGAAATTTCGCTGCCGGGCAGAACCACGGCTGTTCCCTCGAGCGCGGCGCTCTCCGGCCAGATGATTCTCACCGCGGCATCCTGGAACTGACCGATGGGAGTGATGGCATTGGGGTTCGCCCCGGTCTCATCAAACCAAATCTCATAGGGGTAGATGTTCCACGAGGCGTCCTCGGTGATGTGAATTTCCGCCAGTGCGTCGCGCAGGGCGGTGCGGCTGTACGTGCCGGCGGCGTTGAGACCCTCGTAGACGAGGAACACATCGGCCCATCCGGCGGCCGACTCGCCGGTGAAAGTCTCGCCGTTGTTGGCGGCGGCATAATCCTCGGCAATCCAGAGCTTATCGGGTTTTGCGTTGAGCACGTCAATGCCCCAGCCCATACCGGTCATGAAGCCGTCCGCATTGTTTCCGACCGTCGGGATGAAGTCGGAGTTCTGCTCGCCGCCCGAGGCGCACATGAGCAGATTCGGGGCATAGCCCTTGCCCATCATGGTGTCGGTCAAAAGCACCATCGCGCCGAAGTTTGCAAAGCACATGACGATGTCGGGATCCGCCGACTGGAGCTTATTCACAATGGGGGTGACGTCGGCGACATCCATCGCGAAAGTCTCGTCAACCACGATGTCAATGCCCATCTCTTTGAACGCGGCGGTCCACTGCTCGTGCAGGCCCTGGCCGTTGTCGTTGTTCTCGTACATCAGACCCGCGGTCTTGATCTCAAAGCCCTCGTCCATGATGCCCCGGATGTAGTCGAGCTGACAGCGGCTGTTGACGGAGTTCGTCTCATGCACAAGGAAGCTCCACTCGTGCTCCCCCTCGACGAGTGTGTCGCTCGAGGAACAGCACATCAGCAGCGGGCACCCATACCGCTCACAGACCGTGCGCACGGGCATGGTGATCGCCGACTGGTAGCAGCCGATGATTGCGACGACTTCCTCCTCCACAATCAGACGCTCGGCCTCGATGACCGCCGCCGACTCATCCGACTGGGTGTCGCCGTAGACGGGCACGAGCTTCGCCCCGTCGAGATTTTCGATGCCGCCGTTTTCGTTGATGTGGGCAATGGCGAGATCAATGCCCTTGCGGGCATCCTCGCCGACTGAGGCGGCGGCTCCCGTCACCGGGAAGAGCACGCCGATCTTGACGCCCTGGGAGAGATCGAGTTCCCCGTCCTCGGTTCCGGTGCCGCCGGGGGAGTCCGGATTGTCAGCAGGGGTACAGGCCGTGAGAGTAAAGGTCAGTGCAAGCGCCAGAAACAGTGCCAGAAATCGCTTCATCTTCATGTTTTTTCTCCTCTCTATTTAACTGCAACGCGCAGTTGGATGCGGTTATTGCGCAAATTCACTGCCGAGATAGGCCGCAATGACCTCCCGGTCGGTGGAGATTTCTTTCGGGCCGCCCTCGGCGATCTTGCGCCCGAAGTTGAGCACCGAAATCGTATCCGAGATGCTCATGATCGCCTGCATGATGTGCTCGATGATGACGATGGTGACGCCGGCTCTTTTGATGTCGACAATGATCTCCATCACCTCGGCGACCTCCGAGGGGGTCAGCCCCGCCATGACCTCGTCAAGCAGCAGAATCTTCGGGTCGCTGGCGAGTGCCCGGGCGACCTCCAGTCTCTTCTGCTCGCAGAGGTTGAGAGACCCCGCGAAGACGCCGGCTTTGTGGTCGAGCTTGGTCCGGCGCAGGCTGTCCATGGCCTTCTCCCGGGCCGCGGCGACATGGTCGGTGTTGACAAAACTGCCCACCATGACGTTGTCGACTGTGCTCATACCTTTGAATGGCTTTACAATCTGATAGGTCCTCACGAGTCCTTTCCGGCACAGGGTGTAGGGCTTTTTGCCGGTGATATCCTCGCCGTCAAGTACGATCTTTCCGGCCGTGGGCGTCTCAAAGCCGGAAATCAGGCTGAAGAAGGTGGTCTTGCCCGCCCCGTTCGGGCCGATCAGACCGTGAATGGTGTTCTTCTCCACCGAAAGGTTCACACCGTCGACCGCCCTGAGGCCGCCGTACTGCTTTGACAGGTTTTCCACTCTGAGAATTTCCATTATTTCTTCACCTCCGCCCGCTCCCCGACGGAGCGTCTGCGTGCCGCCTTTTCCGCCAGGCGGTTTTTGAGCCGGATGAGCAGAGAGTACAGTCCATCCGGGAAGAAGCGGATGCACACCACCAGCAGAATGCCGTAGATGGCGAGGCTCAGTCCCGGCAGGCTCGCCCCAAAGGTAGCCGTGGTCAGCTGTGCCAGCGGCTTGATGATACAGGCTCCGATGGTCGGCCCGAGAATGGTTCCCTTGCCGCCGATGAGAGAGATGATGACAAATTCATCCGACAGGGGCTCGCCGAAGAGCTTCGCCGGGCTGCACGCCATGATGTACTGCGCGTAGAGCGTACCGCCCATCGCCGCAGTAAAGGTGCTCAGTGCCATGGCCTTGAGCTTGAGATTTCGCGAATTGACGCCGAGCGCCTCAGCGGCGTTCTGGTCGTTTGCGACAGCTGCGAGCTGATAGCCGATTTTGGATCTCTTGATGAAGCGGCAAAGCAGCAGAATCGCCGCCAGAAACGCCAGCATCACATAGTAGTAGTAAATCTTGTCGCGAAACTGCAGCAGCCAGAAGTTGTTGCCCGGCACCGCCTTGACCGGCAGACCCGTGCCGCCGCCGATGCGGATGTCACCGATCTTCTGCGTACTCTGAAAGAGCAGCATGGTGATGGTGCACAGCGCGAGCGACGCGAGGGTGTAAAACGTGCCGCTGAGCTTGAAGCAGGGCACCCCGATGAGAATGCCGACCAGTGTCGCAAGCAGCCCGCCCGCGAGCATGCCGAGCCACGGGGAGATTCCCCAGTTGTTGAAGAGTACCGTGGAGGTATAGGCGCCGAGCCCGACGTAGAGCGCGTGCCCCAGTGAGAACTGCCCGGCAAAGCCGCCCAGAATGTTCCACGCCGAGGAGAGATAGGCGAACAGGGCAATCTCCACAAAGATCGACAGGTAGTAGTTGCTGACAAAGCGGGGCAGCACCACGGCCGCCGCGAGCACGGCAGCGCCGAGAATGAATTTGACTGATCCGAATCGTTTTGCTTTCATTTTCTCCCCTCCTCTCAGCGCGCTCTTCTGCCGAACAGGCCGTTGGGCCGGAAGAACAGCACCAGCACGAACACCA harbors:
- a CDS encoding ABC transporter ATP-binding protein, which translates into the protein MHLLETRDLCVSYGAVSALKGCSLYVDEGELISIVGSNGAGKTTVCKAISGLLDAADGEILFCGEPITAAPSHDRVEMGIIQCPEGRHLFPGMTVMENIQMGAFCRRARAKAAENTQYVFGLFPRLFERKSQYANTLSGGEQQMLAIARALMAMPKLLILDEPSLGLSPINVQLIFEKLEEIRSGGTTVLLVEQNVERALRESTRGYVLENGRIVMSGRGDELLGDEQLKKAYLGI
- a CDS encoding ABC transporter substrate-binding protein, with translation MKMKRFLALFLALALTFTLTACTPADNPDSPGGTGTEDGELDLSQGVKIGVLFPVTGAAASVGEDARKGIDLAIAHINENGGIENLDGAKLVPVYGDTQSDESAAVIEAERLIVEEEVVAIIGCYQSAITMPVRTVCERYGCPLLMCCSSSDTLVEGEHEWSFLVHETNSVNSRCQLDYIRGIMDEGFEIKTAGLMYENNDNGQGLHEQWTAAFKEMGIDIVVDETFAMDVADVTPIVNKLQSADPDIVMCFANFGAMVLLTDTMMGKGYAPNLLMCASGGEQNSDFIPTVGNNADGFMTGMGWGIDVLNAKPDKLWIAEDYAAANNGETFTGESAAGWADVFLVYEGLNAAGTYSRTALRDALAEIHITEDASWNIYPYEIWFDETGANPNAITPIGQFQDAAVRIIWPESAALEGTAVVLPGSEISAINK
- a CDS encoding ABC transporter ATP-binding protein, producing the protein MEILRVENLSKQYGGLRAVDGVNLSVEKNTIHGLIGPNGAGKTTFFSLISGFETPTAGKIVLDGEDITGKKPYTLCRKGLVRTYQIVKPFKGMSTVDNVMVGSFVNTDHVAAAREKAMDSLRRTKLDHKAGVFAGSLNLCEQKRLEVARALASDPKILLLDEVMAGLTPSEVAEVMEIIVDIKRAGVTIVIIEHIMQAIMSISDTISVLNFGRKIAEGGPKEISTDREVIAAYLGSEFAQ
- a CDS encoding branched-chain amino acid ABC transporter permease; this encodes MKAKRFGSVKFILGAAVLAAAVVLPRFVSNYYLSIFVEIALFAYLSSAWNILGGFAGQFSLGHALYVGLGAYTSTVLFNNWGISPWLGMLAGGLLATLVGILIGVPCFKLSGTFYTLASLALCTITMLLFQSTQKIGDIRIGGGTGLPVKAVPGNNFWLLQFRDKIYYYYVMLAFLAAILLLCRFIKRSKIGYQLAAVANDQNAAEALGVNSRNLKLKAMALSTFTAAMGGTLYAQYIMACSPAKLFGEPLSDEFVIISLIGGKGTILGPTIGACIIKPLAQLTTATFGASLPGLSLAIYGILLVVCIRFFPDGLYSLLIRLKNRLAEKAARRRSVGERAEVKK